The Trinickia acidisoli genome includes a window with the following:
- a CDS encoding MFS transporter has translation MTDCAVESLTPNRLLERRQAARQRLTLVLVASGMFMAVLDTTIVNVALPAMRAHLGASVAGLAWIVDAYTLSFAALILAGGVASDRFGAKAVYLCGLALFVAASAGCGAAPSVSTLIAARFVQGMGAALFLPASLAIVRATFDDPVQRAKAIAAWAGIASVAASIGPVAGGLLVDGFGWRSAFLVNVPTGAVALVGAWIAVRATAPARARGFDWGGQLTSTIALAALCFAAIELPTRGIAAREVLAAIAVALFAAFALIAIERRVSDPMVPLAWFRNAKFVAMNASGTLVYVGYFALLFLLSLYLHGVRGLDARHTGLAMLPMAASLSLGNVLAGKLHGHMNATRLMTIGLGMATIAGPATTVLFESNAAWGFVIVAMAAFGAGTALSVPPMISTILEQVPAESAGVASGLLNALRQSGSLLGVAFAGAAAMLATHLTTALTAVGVVAGITYACAAWLAARSAGTAHREARSASIASR, from the coding sequence GTGACCGACTGCGCTGTCGAATCGCTTACCCCGAACCGTCTGCTCGAACGCCGCCAGGCGGCTCGGCAGCGGCTGACGCTCGTGCTCGTCGCCAGCGGCATGTTCATGGCGGTGCTCGATACGACGATCGTCAACGTCGCCCTGCCCGCGATGCGCGCGCATCTCGGCGCTTCCGTCGCGGGCCTCGCATGGATCGTCGATGCCTATACGCTCAGCTTCGCCGCGCTGATTCTTGCCGGCGGCGTGGCCTCGGATCGGTTCGGCGCGAAGGCCGTCTATCTCTGCGGCCTCGCGCTGTTCGTCGCGGCCTCAGCCGGATGCGGGGCGGCTCCGTCGGTCAGCACGCTCATCGCGGCGCGCTTCGTGCAAGGCATGGGGGCGGCCTTGTTCCTGCCCGCGTCGCTCGCGATCGTGCGCGCGACGTTCGACGATCCGGTGCAGCGGGCCAAGGCCATCGCAGCCTGGGCCGGCATCGCATCGGTCGCCGCATCGATCGGACCTGTGGCGGGCGGGCTGCTCGTGGACGGGTTCGGCTGGCGCAGCGCGTTTCTCGTCAACGTGCCGACGGGTGCGGTCGCATTGGTCGGGGCGTGGATCGCCGTGCGTGCCACGGCGCCCGCCCGCGCGCGCGGCTTCGATTGGGGCGGCCAACTCACGAGCACGATCGCGCTCGCAGCGCTGTGCTTTGCCGCGATCGAACTGCCCACGCGCGGAATCGCCGCGCGGGAAGTGCTTGCGGCCATTGCCGTCGCCCTCTTCGCGGCATTCGCGCTGATCGCCATCGAGCGTCGCGTGTCCGACCCGATGGTCCCGCTCGCGTGGTTCCGAAATGCGAAGTTCGTCGCGATGAATGCGAGCGGCACCCTCGTCTATGTCGGCTACTTCGCTTTGCTGTTCCTGTTGAGCCTGTACCTGCATGGCGTGCGCGGACTCGATGCGCGGCATACGGGACTCGCGATGCTGCCGATGGCCGCCAGCCTCTCGCTCGGCAACGTGCTGGCCGGCAAGCTGCACGGGCACATGAACGCGACGCGCTTGATGACGATCGGCCTCGGGATGGCAACGATTGCCGGCCCGGCGACGACGGTGCTGTTCGAATCGAACGCCGCGTGGGGATTCGTGATCGTGGCTATGGCGGCGTTCGGTGCCGGTACGGCCTTGTCGGTGCCGCCGATGATCTCGACCATCCTCGAGCAGGTGCCTGCCGAATCGGCGGGTGTCGCATCGGGCCTGCTCAATGCGCTGCGTCAATCGGGCAGCTTGCTCGGCGTCGCGTTTGCCGGGGCGGCCGCCATGCTCGCGACGCATTTGACGACGGCGCTCACCGCCGTGGGCGTCGTGGCGGGCATCACCTACGCCTGCGCCGCCTGGTTGGCCGCAAGATCGGCCGGCACTGCGCATCGTGAGGCACGCAGCGCAAGCATCGCATCTCGTTGA
- a CDS encoding LysR family transcriptional regulator, with protein sequence MTNWDNARFFLAVARTGTLRGAATRLGVDQATVGRRIALLEEALSARLFLRTPTMYVLTSAGEALIAPAEAMEQAVHQIERRIVGMDDQLCGTIRIATTDTLGRRFVVPAIAKLRAAHRGIDVVCVTSPDIANLTRREADIAIRTLRPESPDLIVRRLGQLESGIYASRAYLAARGEPSEGGAFEGHDLVMYQQPLVPSMWDALCGEPTQRGRVAFQTSSTMMLFEAAIAGLGVTELPCFRADSEPELVRVMRDRRDCFDVWLVAHADLYKTARIQAFIEAIAREFEQAP encoded by the coding sequence ATGACTAACTGGGACAATGCACGTTTTTTCTTGGCCGTCGCGCGCACAGGCACGCTGCGTGGCGCTGCGACGCGTTTGGGCGTCGATCAAGCGACGGTCGGCCGGCGCATCGCTTTGCTCGAGGAGGCATTGTCGGCGCGGCTCTTTTTGCGCACGCCAACCATGTACGTGCTGACGTCGGCCGGCGAGGCGTTGATCGCGCCGGCCGAGGCGATGGAGCAGGCTGTCCATCAAATCGAACGTCGCATCGTCGGCATGGACGATCAACTGTGCGGGACGATCCGGATTGCCACGACCGATACGCTCGGCAGGCGTTTCGTCGTGCCCGCGATCGCGAAGCTGCGCGCCGCGCATCGCGGCATCGACGTCGTGTGCGTCACGTCGCCCGACATCGCGAACCTGACGCGGCGCGAGGCCGACATCGCCATCCGCACGTTGCGGCCCGAATCGCCCGATCTGATCGTGCGCCGCCTCGGCCAGCTCGAATCGGGCATCTATGCCTCGCGCGCGTATCTGGCGGCGCGCGGCGAGCCGAGCGAAGGCGGGGCGTTCGAGGGGCACGACCTCGTCATGTACCAGCAGCCGCTCGTGCCGTCGATGTGGGATGCGCTGTGCGGCGAGCCGACTCAACGCGGGCGCGTGGCGTTCCAAACCTCGTCGACGATGATGCTGTTCGAAGCGGCGATCGCTGGCCTCGGGGTCACGGAACTGCCGTGCTTCAGGGCGGACTCCGAGCCGGAGCTCGTGCGCGTGATGCGTGATCGACGCGATTGCTTCGACGTATGGCTCGTGGCGCACGCGGATTTGTACAAGACGGCGCGCATTCAAGCATTTATCGAGGCCATCGCCCGCGAATTCGAGCAGGCGCCGTGA
- a CDS encoding prolyl oligopeptidase family serine peptidase has translation MKRNKPLIAVALLSCLASSASWSADHPPVAPVHAVTTVYYGTPVVDDYRYMENLKDPEVQAWMKAQDSYTRGVLAAIPGRDALAKRVETLMSGDLRRTDFTRRGHRLFYQTAAAGDNLLKLAYRDGVDGQEHVLVDPAKLSTDTTRHFALDWYAPSWDGRYVAYGISEGGSEQSVLHVLDVQTGRRLSESIDRTSSCVVSWRSDNRSFFYLRYPKVGPDTPLAQSEYNAVAHLHVLGQNVDGDGDEAVFGRGVSPKIDVPEGQAAYVLVSPGSPYAVAVANHNMDDNPNTFYVARLADIHGADTPWKKIASPADGVVDVQLHGDRLYALTGKDASRFKVVSAPLAHPDLAQADVIVPEGANVIDSFALGSDGIYLAERAGATFELHRTGFDGKDDRTISLPFAGAIHDLAPDAKLPGVMFELHGWVESPRELAYAPGAAAATDTSLIPPSKTESDDLQAQETFATSYDGTRVPVSIISKKGIKLDGTHPTIIYGYGSYGFSMDPSYQPAWRAWFEQGGIMTVVHMRGGGEYGDAWHRAGQKLWKINTMFDFLAGAHYMIDHGYTQSQYLVANGRSAGGIVMGGALTIDPGLFRVVLDDVGVSDTLRFETEPNGPPNVPEMGSTSNEVGFHGLYTMSAYAHIHDGTPYPAVMFTTGANDPRVSPWHMLKMTARVQAATSSGHPVLLRVDYDAGHGIGSSVAQTADRYADEWAFALWQVGAAGFQPRAH, from the coding sequence ATGAAACGAAACAAGCCTCTGATAGCCGTAGCGCTTCTGTCCTGCCTTGCCTCGAGTGCCTCCTGGTCTGCCGATCACCCCCCTGTCGCTCCCGTCCACGCCGTGACCACCGTCTATTACGGGACACCGGTCGTCGACGACTATCGCTACATGGAGAACCTCAAAGATCCCGAGGTGCAGGCCTGGATGAAAGCCCAGGACAGCTACACGCGCGGCGTGTTGGCCGCCATTCCCGGCCGTGACGCACTCGCCAAGCGCGTCGAAACGCTGATGAGCGGCGATCTGCGGCGCACCGACTTCACGCGCCGAGGCCATCGTCTTTTCTATCAAACGGCCGCCGCCGGCGACAACTTACTCAAGCTGGCCTACCGCGACGGCGTGGACGGCCAAGAACACGTGCTCGTCGACCCGGCAAAGCTCTCGACCGATACGACGCGTCATTTCGCACTCGATTGGTATGCGCCGTCGTGGGACGGCCGCTACGTTGCCTACGGCATTTCGGAGGGCGGCTCGGAGCAGAGCGTATTGCACGTCCTCGACGTGCAAACGGGGCGTCGGTTGAGCGAATCGATCGATCGCACGAGTTCGTGCGTCGTGTCCTGGCGCAGCGACAACCGCTCGTTCTTCTACCTGCGCTATCCGAAGGTCGGCCCCGATACGCCGCTTGCGCAAAGCGAATACAACGCCGTGGCGCATCTTCACGTGCTCGGGCAGAACGTGGACGGCGACGGCGACGAAGCGGTGTTCGGGCGAGGCGTTTCGCCCAAGATCGACGTGCCCGAGGGGCAGGCCGCCTATGTCCTCGTGTCGCCGGGTTCGCCGTATGCGGTCGCGGTGGCCAATCACAACATGGACGACAACCCCAACACGTTCTACGTCGCGCGCTTGGCCGACATCCACGGCGCCGATACGCCGTGGAAGAAAATCGCCAGCCCCGCGGACGGCGTCGTCGACGTGCAATTGCACGGCGATCGCCTGTATGCGCTGACGGGCAAGGATGCCTCGCGCTTCAAGGTCGTTTCGGCACCGCTTGCGCATCCCGATCTCGCACAAGCGGACGTGATCGTGCCCGAGGGGGCCAACGTCATCGATTCGTTCGCGCTCGGCAGCGACGGCATCTACTTGGCCGAGCGCGCCGGGGCCACGTTCGAATTGCATCGAACCGGTTTCGACGGCAAGGACGATCGCACGATTTCGCTGCCGTTCGCAGGGGCGATCCACGATCTCGCGCCCGACGCGAAGTTGCCCGGCGTGATGTTCGAGCTGCACGGCTGGGTCGAGTCGCCGCGCGAGCTCGCTTACGCGCCAGGCGCGGCCGCGGCGACCGATACGAGTTTGATTCCGCCGTCGAAGACCGAATCGGACGATTTGCAAGCGCAAGAGACGTTTGCCACGAGCTACGACGGCACGCGCGTACCGGTATCGATCATCTCGAAGAAGGGCATCAAGCTCGACGGCACACACCCGACGATCATCTACGGTTACGGGAGCTACGGTTTCTCGATGGATCCGAGCTACCAGCCTGCTTGGCGGGCCTGGTTCGAGCAAGGCGGCATCATGACGGTTGTGCACATGCGCGGCGGCGGCGAATACGGCGACGCATGGCATCGCGCCGGGCAGAAGCTCTGGAAGATCAACACGATGTTCGACTTCCTCGCCGGCGCGCACTACATGATCGACCACGGCTATACGCAGAGCCAATACCTGGTGGCCAACGGCCGCAGCGCGGGCGGTATCGTGATGGGCGGGGCGCTGACGATCGATCCGGGCTTGTTCCGCGTCGTGCTCGACGATGTGGGCGTATCGGATACGCTGCGCTTCGAGACGGAACCGAACGGCCCGCCGAACGTGCCCGAGATGGGGTCGACGTCGAACGAGGTCGGCTTCCATGGTCTCTACACGATGAGTGCCTACGCGCACATTCATGACGGCACGCCGTATCCGGCGGTCATGTTCACGACGGGAGCGAACGATCCGCGCGTCTCGCCGTGGCACATGCTGAAGATGACCGCGCGCGTGCAAGCCGCGACCTCGAGCGGGCATCCCGTGCTGCTGCGGGTCGATTACGATGCGGGGCACGGCATCGGCTCGAGCGTTGCGCAGACGGCCGATCGCTATGCCGACGAATGGGCATTCGCGCTGTGGCAAGTCGGCGCCGCGGGCTTTCAGCCGCGAGCGCATTGA